TATTTCTCACACTCGTATTTTGTTGAGAAAAGAGTATGTACAGTTGCATGAGATCTTACTTATCTTGTTCTTTTAAAAAGAAAACTTTTGTTTTAAATGTTAATAAGGGGAAATTATATTGTAGGTTCACTTAACGGCGGAGTTAGGTTCCATTGCGGCCTATTATGAATTTTGGATTGTGATAGCTTGATATTGGAGTGTTAGGTTCACATAGGtttcacaagtcatgagcgaTCCTTAtacagtcttgcggattggtgcgGAGATGTccacacttatcttcgagaggctttaGAAAATATCTCTTTCTTTACCTCATACCGTGCAATTGATATTTTTCTAAGTATATTTCTATTgatctctcacagattgtgagaacACGCACGGCAGATGTATCAGGCGGTAGAGGAGTTACTCCCCCCCCCGTgtctagaggtcgaggcagaggccgggggagggctccATCTCCTATAAGAGGACAAGGGCGTCCTAGGGTTGCTCCTGTTGTACgaccagtggatccagtggaggatcctattattgaggagcaggatgagaTGCATGCACAGCCAGCCCCAGTAGATTTTATGACTGCACTGGGATTTCAGGTGGTCATGGGTTGTATGCTACGGTTCATTCACTCTATGACGTAGCGTGGTTTATTTGCagcggacccagccacatctcaggtgggaggggaGCATAGACCCTTACCGCTCAGGATCCAGGGCACGCTACTACCGTTTATCATACCCCAGATGCACTACCGGTAGGTGGGGCCCAGCTAGTTGCAGCGGTTATGCCAGAGTCTGTACTAGTCACGACCGTTGATCAGTAGAAGCGgctggatagatggactagacttTGCCCCTCTAACTTTGGGGGGTGAGCTGTCAGAGGAACCCTAGGATTTCATCGACCGGTGCAAGAATGGGCTACGGAACATTGGGATATTGGAGTCCAATGGGGTGGACTTCACCATCTTTCAGCTTGAGGGCAAGGTCCACAGATGGTGGCAGGTTTACCTCTTTAGCAGGCCAGtaggttcacctcccttgacttgggattaATTTATACATTTGTTCTTGGAGAAGTACATACTACCTTCGGAGAGAGAGGAGCTTCAGGGTTAATTTGAGCGACTCCGTCAGGGTCATATGTCTGTGACCGACTATGAGACGAGATTCACTGACTTGTCTCGCCATGCAGCTATTATACTCCCCACAGACGCAGAGAGGGTGCAGAGGTTCATTGCATGTAGGCACCTTAAGATTCAAGTTTCTATGGCATGTGAGGCAGATATGGGGACTCTCTTTCATCAGGTTGTAGATATAGCTCAAAGGATCGAGAGTATTCTCAATCGCAGCGGAGAGTTTGCACCGAGGGACAAGCGGCCTAGGTAGTTTGGAGGATTCAATGGTGCCCCACCTAGGGGAAGAGGCTAGTTCATGAGGGGTCAGTTTAGCAGGCACATGCAGTCAGTACCACTGCCTGCTCGGAGTGCTCCAGCACGACCTTACTTCAGTGCCATTCCAGAGAGTACTTACTATCCGCCAGCTATTTACGGTTCCTCcaatgggtattcaggccatcagggtcagacttcaggatAGTAGTGCACTGCTCCGAGGGGTTATTTCGAGTGCAGGGATCTTGtccacatgaagaggttttgtcctagACTTTGGGTCAAGGCCGAGCAGCAGGACTATCGACCCATGATTACCACACCAGCTACCAGATCGCTCGCTAGTCCGGCCAAAGGCAGTCACctccgatgcagtgatcacatgtactaTTTTTGTTTGTCTTAgggatgcctcggtattatttgatccggggtctatTTATTCCTATGTTTCCTCTCTATTTTCTCCTTATCCGGATGTATCTTGCGAGTCCTTGGGCGtccctgtatatgtgtccacgctagtaggtgattttgttgttgtgaatcgggTTTACCAGTCCTGTGTCATGACTTTCTttggttatgagaccagagcggATCTTCTATTGCTCAATATGGCTGATTTCgaggttatcctgggcatggactggttgtcatcGTACCATGTCATTCTTGATAGctatgccaagactattaccttggcgatgcctgaGTTGCCCAGATTAGAGTGAAGGGGATCATCTGTCGGTACTTATGCCCAGGTTATTTCTTTGTTGAAGGCTCAATATATGGTCGAGAAAGGTTGTTTGGCCTATTTGACCTTTGTtagggatactactgcagagactcccgTGTTAGATTCAGTGCCGGTGGTACGAGAATTTTCCGATGCATTTCCTGCTGATCCACCAGGTATGCTGCCGGATCTGGATatcgatttcggcattgatttggtgTCAGGTACCCAGCCTATTTCTACTTTGCATTATTTCATGGCTTCCAAGGAGCTGAgagagttaaaggagcagcttcagAAGTTGCTTGAGAAGgggttcattagacccagtgtgcCGCCTTAGGGCGCACCGGTGTTGttagtgaagaagaaggatgggagtatgcggatgtgcattgattaccgccagttgaacaaagtcaccatcaagaataagtacttgttgccgcgcattgatgacatatttggccggttgcagggtgccagggtgatctctaagattgacttgagatctaaGTATTATCCGCTAAAGATTCGTGCTTCGGATGTACGAAAGACGGCTTTTCGGAACAGgtatgggcactatgagtttttagtgatgtccttcggcttgactaatgccacGGCGGCATTAATGGATTTAATTAATTGGGTTTTCAGGCCATATCTtcactcatttgtcattgtcttcattgatgacatattgatctactcgcgtagtatggaggagcacgagcagcatttgaggttAGTGCTTCGGACCCTGcgagaacagaagctatatgctaagttctacaAGTGCGAGTTCTAGTTGGATTCCATGgctttcttggggcatattgtattaggtgagggtattaaggtggatcccaggaagatcaaggtagtccagagttggcctcgtcctaccacatcgACCGAGATTAGTAGTTTCTTGGTGTTAGCAGGTTATTTTCAGTGGTTCAtagagggcttctcgtctattacaGCACCCTGGACTAGATTGATGAAAAAGGGTTCTCCATTCAGAGGAtctgatgattgcgaggcgagctttcggAAGCTCAAGACCACTTTGACAACAACACCAATGTTAGTATTGACCactggttcagggatgtatatcgtgtattgcgacgcttcacgcgatGGCTTGCGTTGTATATTGATGCAGaaggggcaagttattgcatatgcttcacgtcagatGAAGCCCCACGATAAGAATTAAcccatacatgatttggagttggccgcgatagttcatgccctcaagatctggaggcattatctttatggggtgtccagtgtttacactgatcaccacagtttgtagcatttgtttAAGTAGAGGAACCTTAGTTTGAggtagcgcaggtggcttgagttactgaaggactatgatattacaatCCGGGCAAGGCGCATGTGGTAGTGGATACCTTGAGCAAAAAGGCCAAgtgtatgggtagtttggcattcatttagatagaggagaggccattggttttgacattcagtccttagctaacagacttgtgaagTTGGATATTTCAAAGCTCAGTCGAGTTATCGCATGTGGtgtggctcagtcttcattactTGAGTGGATCAAGGCTTGTCAGTACGATGAttcgcacttgttggttctcaaagagatggtactacagggtgtttccaaggaggtcactatcggtgaggatggtattctgcgactccagggtcgcctatgtgttcctaatgttggtggcttgagggagaagattctagaggagacacacagttctcgatattccattcatccaggtgctacgaagatatatcgtgacctgaggcagcattattggtggcggtagatgaagaaggacatagttgagtatgtagggagatgtctgaattgccagcaggttaagtgtgagcaccagaggccttgtggcctactccagcaaatGGTTATACTGGAGTGGAAGTAGAAGCGCATctccatggacttcgtagttgggttgccgcggacgttgaggaagtttgatgccatttgggtcattgttgacaggctgACAAAGGcggcacactttattctggttatgactacttactcttccgagaggttggcccagatttatatccaAGAGATTGTCCGATTTCATGGTATGCCTTGATCTCGCTCAAGTCACACCTCAAATtgggttgtgaagcggtcgattgcaataataatacccaactaggagtcgggatcgaatccacaaggagcgtagatgggattagtagtatgtatttggtctaagcccgtgaattgtctaagttgcacttccacaaactttgttttgattttacttctaaaattatactaaggattgaaattgaaaaatatgaaactagagaagaatgtttttgttgttgtttttcaaatatgtaaaaggtctagggctgtgacttccacctaggtgtttgcctaacgggttgtgggctttagagcAAGTTTAGTtggttggggtgtattatagaaatcaacactcaaatacccactcaatacctctcggtaagagagtggttttgcccaatttggctttctcaagtccaaaaggGTATTGAACTAAACAGTTGACAAATTCctcaagtcggattttactatctctaggttcaaccctttaattgggactatcaatctcttgatttcatcccaaaatcttgttagccaagttttcctagactaagtctctctttctcaagtagagactaagtcaaataggcttgaaccaatgtttgcaaccattaattctacaattatagtAAGAAATAGGCTAAATAATTCACACCCAACTGTAAAtaagccataaatcaaacacccattaggttcccacactagggttgggtcacaaccctagctagaaaatTATCTACTCATAGTggatattgaagaaaataaagaagaaaagatgataaaactcatattgaatgattaatagatgaaaatccaatgtaaaaatcaataatataaactaaagttgcctaaaagagtaaagaaaaatggctacagactTTCTGGTATTAAAAACTTAATCTAATTTCGTCAAAAAAGTCTATTTATACACAGCTaaaaatttcggacaaaattgcccttttggaggttctgcggctgcacaattctgtgtgcgatCCACACTTCGCTTCAACTCTTGATAGGAGTTGGATcagcggccgcacaattttgcaCTGCGACCGTGTCTCTTGAGTTCTACGGACCGCAAAATTCTGGGTGTGGCCGCACAtttgatttctgcggccgcacaattatagtgcggtccgcagttcTTGCTGGACTTGGAGTTGGAAATCTCTAAACCTTGACTTCTGCGACCGCctaattattgtgcggtccgcaccttaCATTGCATCTCTGTTAATTCTTCTTCAtgttctacggccgcacacagaattctgcggtccacactttagctttttgtgcttgatttttgtccttgttcaaaagcACTCCTTAGGGAGTTGTATAAAAATTCAGTTGTTTCATTGttgactcttatcattatcactatattgtgttttattgttatttgacttacctagcaggttaggttaggtgccatcacgacgggttggattttgggtcgtgacaagtttaaAGCCAGCCTACCGTCGATGATTGGGTCATGTGGTTATATGTCTTTGCAGTTTCTAGTTATCAGTACATtgatggattagttatgacttaggAAGAGAACATCCagggtaattcgagcaaggaattTGGTGGATGTCTGCTACATTTCACCTCATTAATATGTGAAGGTTGTGGAATGATTCAGACTTGATATTTCTTTGTGAGTGTGATGTGCAAGGGAAGAGATTCCTATGATTTCCTTTTCTGGAGTATTAGTGTGCTACAGAGTAGTAGTCATTTGGTTTTGTATTCGTGACTAGTTTATAGTGGGCAACTCTCAACAATAGTtatagtgggttcaagaattaaagagTGGTACCTAAGGATTTCAGGTCCATCGTGTGTCTAAGGATTTAGTTCTAGAGCGGAGTGTGAAAGGGACATGGAGTATTTCTATGTTGTCACTGGGTCTGCAGTGCAGTGTTAGAGAGATAgaagaaacaacttcagattcgcaGAGGTTCTCCTCGGGATGGGTGTAGTAGTTGGAGgtactattgagtgcatgagaGGGTATAAAACAGCTTATGAGTATTGAAACGACGTGATCTTATAACTTGGGGTCACTGGGGATGAGTGACGATTGATGTTCATTGTGCGCTGGAAAAGAGATGTGTTACTTTGAACTCAAGTAAAGAAGAAATCGGAAGAAGTTTGGTTAGTTTAGTAGTGGTTTTGATCATCATGGTAAAAGAAATTATCGATTCCTTCGGTGTGATAGGGCtatacaggtgtttcgtggctaTACTTGTGGGCTTGGAAATCTCCGTAATTTGTTTTATTTGGAGGGATCCAATTTTAATCGTTTGGTTATGTGCATATGGGTCCCTGAGAGTTTTGACGGTTTGACCATAACTTGAGTTTTGGTCTTCTATGGTTACGGGAAGTTGGTTGTGTGTTGCTATTTTTCTCGTGAGCTGAGTTAAGTAAAGGGGGTTCTAGCCGATTGTGTGCTTCTGCTACTGACGATTCAGGATTTAAGATGAAATTCTTGCACTCTTGCATATTAGTAtggtaggtgcagtgagcggtgtGAAATTGAGATTGAAGGGTCAAAGTTGCAGTTCAGTTTTGACAGGGACATCACGAGCTCAGAGGAGCGGGAGGGGGGATTTCATATGTTTAAGAGTATACTTGCGCTATATAAGTGCCGCCTGAGAATTGTGTTCaatggaagaggcattgtgtattaatTTGCGAATTCTTGATTAGCACTACATAAATAGCATGGTTGTAGATGCTGGCGTTCAGATTTTGTTActtggtgcggaaggttgtgggagtatctcCCATGGAATGATTTTGTAGGTGTGACGTGTCAATCATTTAAGTGGTGGAGATTGAGGTCAGGTACGGGGATTCTGGTACTGTCGTAAATTGGAGAGTTTATGTCAGAGAGACGCACTATCCTATGGTTGTGGAATGTGAAAGTGTGTTCAAGATTTGACAATTATTTGTGTGTGTTGTGAATAGGGTCATTTTGGATCTTGAAAGGATGCTTACTGATCACGTCCAATTCACACCCAAATAACAAGTATGAAACGGTCGTTGCAATTATAAAACTCAAcacgagtcggggtcgaatccacggGGAGTTTAGGTTGATGCTAAGGTAAACACTTAAGAGAAGAACTTGAAATAATTGGACTTATCTTTCAAAAATAGTGAGAAATTATTAACTAATTTGACTTCCAAGAAATTAAACTAATTAGTGAGCAACTAATAAATGAAatgtttttggtgtttttatCAATTAAGGAAAAAGCCTAGGtatgtaaccttcacctaggtgtaaaCCTAATTGGTAGAATAAATCTATGCTTGTTTGGTAGATCGGGGTATGTTATGACCCTCAATTAtaaagtacccactcaatacctctcggtcaaagagtgattatGCCCACATTAGCTTTCTCAAGACCGAATGGGTAGCAGTTTAAGTAATTGATATGAGTTCAAGTAGGAttatccctatctctagttcaaattcTTTAATCAAATTAATCAAAACCTTAACTAGTTCAATTTCTTGTTAGACAAGCTTTCCTAGACtaggttcctctttctcaagtaagaactaagtcaaataggcatgaatcaatgtttgaaaccattaattctagatataaagtataaacaaggctaaataacattCACCCAATCAAACACAAGCATTAATATTAGTTACCCATGAGTTTTACATGCTAGGCTTGGGTCACAACTctagataaaatctagctactcatgctcaaagtcatagaaaataaaaaagaagaagcaattgaagacataaaactaaaattaaaagataaaattagcAGGTCTTCTATAATTTTTGTCATAAATTGCCCAAAATAATAAACTCTATCCGCTATCAGCTGCTATAGTACAAAAATTACTCTAAAAAAGTATTTCTCATCTATTTATAATGCCCAAAAATTTGCCGACAAAACTGCCCTTCaggaggttctacggccgcactatTTGGCTGCGGCTgcactttcttctttttcttttgcagTGGTAAGGATTCTTCGGCCGCATAATAACTTCTGTGACCGCACTTCAGCTTCTGCTACCGCACATTTTGGATGTGGACAGCATTCTAAGGAGGCTTCACATTTGATCTTTTGCAGCTTCTCTGAACTTTTCAAGCTTGTCAGTGCGAACAGCTTTTGCGGCAGCACAATCTGGTATGGGACCGCACTTCTTCTAAAACTCCTCTAAGTCGTCAAGGGTGTCTGCAGCCGCACTTGTCTTTCTGTGGGCTGCATATTCAATTGCGGCCACAAAATAagttcgcggaccgcataattctctGCACTTATCCTCTTTGACTTGTTGAGCTGggatactcctttttgagtttgGTTTCTTCATTGAGCTCAAATCCTCCAGCATGCCTGGAATTCACACAATTTCATTAGATTCGGAAGCAAAAATCACTACCTTTGGActaaaaattaaagcaagaaggtactaataagtggttaaaatccacacttatcactTACCTATTTTGAGATGTTCCTGTCACCATCTATTCCCTGCATTACTTTTATGatatgtgggttgtgaggtggcttgattattcacacgtgtTGTTGCAATCCTGTATAGTCACGTGGTAttatgtgtaatgacccaaccggtcattttgacctTTAGAACCCCGcaccctaaaataaaactttctgtatgtgcttttaatgatttatgacttacgggggatggttggttcgggatttgaaagtgtttgggtggaaatcggaacacttggttccttaaattggctttaaaaggccaagtttgacttcgatcaacattttgagaaaacgaccccgaaataaaattttgacgattccaacagctccgtatggtgattttggacttaggagtgtattcataattttatttggaagttcgtagttaaattaggcttgaaatggctaaaataagaattctaAGTTTGGAACTTTgacaggggagttgacttttttatatcggggtcggaatccagttccgaaaatttttattgctctgttatgtcatatatgacttgcgtgcaaaatttgaggtcaatcggatttgatttgataggtttcgacatcgaatgtagaagttggaaattttaagtttcattaagcttgaattggagcataattcgtggttttagcattgttttatgtgatttgaggttttaaataagttcgtatgatgttttaggacttgttggtatatttggttgaggtcctgagggcctcgggtgagtttcggatggttaacggatcaaaagttggacttaaaacaactgctggaatttttcctttctgctggaaattctgggccaagatcgagcccaagatcgaggcccgagattgagacccaagatcgaggcccaggatcgagacccatgatcgaagccatgatcgaggtcgaggatcgaggccatgatcgaggtcatgatcgaaccacgatcgaggccgaggatcaagACCATGATCggagccacgatcgaggccgaggatcgaggccatgatcgaagccacgattgatgccataatcgaggctgAGGATAGAGACCATGATCGAGGCCAcgatcgaggctgaggatcgaggtcatgatcgagggctgcctgggcagaattataaaagagggcattcgtcccattctccatttttaacaaattggagcttgagcagaggcaatttttaatagattttcaaggaaaagacattgaggtaagtgattctaactcggatttggttaatatacacgaatatatcaatgttttcaccatttaatagtgttttgagattgaaatttgggaaatatttagaaatctcatagaaacgaatttttgagattttggtatcgattcggagtcggatttgagtgaaactggtatggttggactcgtaattgaatgggttgtcagatttcataacttttgctggattccgagatgtgggcctcacggacgaatatttaattaattttcgattttaattgaaaaatatagtattttcttatggaattgattcctataatttttagtaattgtatcgaattattttggctagattcaagccattcagtgttggataatcgaggaaaaggccttctagtggattaaattggagcaaattgaggtaagtctcttgtctaatcttgtgaggagaaaattaccctataggtgatttaaattaataattattgctaaatgtgggggctacgtacgcacgaggtgatgagagtccgtacgtaactactatttatgctaaagtccggatagtttaggactcaaaatcatgaattacgtatgtaaattgtattctttatttaattaaattatttgtaatatattgtgaattgttacggaaagatagtaaaagaagGAAAcatcatatacttaattttttgtttaaattaattaattgttaaaaaaattatGCATCCTCTTGAATTTATCTTATAttgaatatactctctttccggaggtacatcAGAAAATATcatcttttcttgtggagcgggccgaacgcctcggcaggataaatgcctttatggatcgtgccgcacgtccctcggcagtgtacatgacactctggattgggtcgtacgacctcggcataaatcgtgcttaataataataataattatacgatacttggacagtttatagcagcttgtaaagctatttgataaattgaaaatttattggaattgaaggatttaattaatatattgagaattgttgtatttgaaggaatttaattatttctgctggctaaataaattattgtaaattctgtgaatcatgttgatttagatattctagttttatttcaattattattattgacccatagtgagtgtcaaagtcggccatctcgtctctgctacttcgagattaggcttgatacttactgggtaaacgttgtttatgtactcatactacacttgctgcactttttgtccaggacctgaggcaagtacttgTGGGGGACCTACCGTCTTACACCCACATTTttcaggggcatagtggtgagctgcctttctgagccattctgcagctaccagtgtctctccttgtatttttcattctgtctatttttatttcatacagtatttgaggttttgtataatctactagatgctcatacacttgtgacaccaggtcttggcatacacattggtagaatctggaattgtattattttcttggatttaagttaatcggtattttttctaatttctttaatattgctagtaaaataataaaatttcttaaaaaattattctgaaaataattgatatatgtttaacttatttgttggcttgcctagccatAGTGTTGGgctccatcatgacctataggtaaaattgggtcgtgacaaaatggtatcagagcactaggttcacgtaggtctcacaagttatgagcagacataatagagtcttgcggatcggtacggagacgtttgtacttatcttcgagaggctatagggtgttaggaaactacctttctttatattccatcgtgcaattaatgtagtactaaatatccttctcttattttctaacagatggtgagaacgcgctataatgaggttccagaccagggaagagctactcccccagttgctagaggctgaggctgaggccgagggagggctccagcccgtagtagagggcgaggacgtccctaGACTGTTCCTATTATGCCACCAGTGTCTCCagcagaggatcccattattgaggagcagggtgaagtGCCTGTAGAAGAGCCAGCTCCAGTAGATTTCACATCGGCACCGGGATTCCAtgatgttatgggtcgtatgatgcatttcatggatactatgactcaggccagtttatttccagtagacccagccacatctcaggcgggcgggggagcacagactccgaccacacaggctcatgggcaggaagctgctgtatatcagacccagggtgcacttcacgtgggtggagcccagccagtggcagcagctacattTGAGCCCAGGccggctgtagccgccgatccgcagaaactattggacagatggactagactacatcctcctatctttttggggtgagagacatgaggatcaccaagatttcattgatcggtgcagggatagaccgtacaacatgaggatattagactctcatggggtagactttgctacttttcagctagagggaagagcccgtagatggtggaagtcatatcttcttggcagaccagcatattctcctcctatgacttgggaTAGATTCACTcgtattttcctggacaggtatattccaccctcctagaaggaagagttgcggtttcagtttgagcacctccagcagggtcagatgttagtgaccgattacgaggcaaggttctctgagttatctctccatgcacttatgatactccctactgaggcggagagagtgtggagatttgttgcgggtttacatactggcattcaggccaatATGGCTAGAGAGGTTCatatgggtacttcttatgagctagtcgtggagatagcccgcaggattaagggtgtgcgtcagcgtagcTGAGAGCAGGccatgagagataagcggtttaggtattctggagagttcagaagTGCTCCGtataggggcagaggtcagttcgtgagagggtagTCCAgaaggcccccatatccagcaccaccgcctccttggggtgctctagtgcgaccttatttcagtgttataccaaagagttcttatcgcccaccagctattcagggttcttctagtgggtattcaggtcaccagggccagattcttagtcagcagcccattatACAGAAGGGTTGTTACGAGTGctgggatcctagtcacatgcggagattttgCCCTACGCTTCGGGTTAGACcagtgcaacagggtcagcagcctatgattaccgcaccagttgctccatcagttgtctgaccaccaagaggtggaggacaggtgggtaaggGCTGTCCTAGAAGTGggggtcagccaggcggaggccagccag
This region of Nicotiana tomentosiformis chromosome 4, ASM39032v3, whole genome shotgun sequence genomic DNA includes:
- the LOC138909457 gene encoding uncharacterized mitochondrial protein AtMg00860-like → MAFLGHIVLGEGIKVDPRKIKVVQSWPRPTTSTEISSFLVLAGYFQWFIEGFSSITAPWTRLMKKGSPFRGSDDCEASFRKLKTTLTTTPMLVLTTGSGMYIVYCDASRDGLRCILMQKGQVIAYASRQMKPHDKN